AGGAAACATGCCAGAAGTTTTATTATAATATCTTCGTTATTGTTCTTTTTAGGTGTATTATTTGGTTACTTTTTAATAACACCGTTGTCTATAAACTTTTTAGGATCTTATAGAGTTTCTATGCAAGTGGAGAATAATACTGATATAAGTTCATACATTGGTTTACTTAGAGCTTCAGTTTTAGCCGCAGGTTTAATTTTTGAAATGCCTGTTATTATCTATTTTCTTGCAAAAATGGGAATAGTAACTCCTGAGTTTTTGAGAAAATATAGAAAGTATGCCATTGTGGTGTTACTTTTATTAGCGGCAATTATTACACCACCGGATGTTGTTAGTCAATTTATTGTAGCAATACCAATGGCTATTTTATATGAAGTAAGTATAATTATAGCAAGTGTAATGGCAAGAAAAGCAAGAAAAAGGGCAGCGAAGGCTTAATTTTTTTTTGATGAAATGTGATAAGCAAGTAAGGGAACGATAAGAAA
The nucleotide sequence above comes from Aureibaculum algae. Encoded proteins:
- the tatC gene encoding twin-arginine translocase subunit TatC, with product MAKKKTKEQKEMSFLDHLEVLRWTLVRSTLAVLVMSSIAFLMKSFIFDVIIFLPKDPQFITYRFLCNLSQRFGTDGLCIEEIPFIVQSRTMAGQFSAHIWTSITVGFIAAFPFILWEIWKFIKPALYVKERKHARSFIIISSLLFFLGVLFGYFLITPLSINFLGSYRVSMQVENNTDISSYIGLLRASVLAAGLIFEMPVIIYFLAKMGIVTPEFLRKYRKYAIVVLLLLAAIITPPDVVSQFIVAIPMAILYEVSIIIASVMARKARKRAAKA